A window of the Xiashengella succiniciproducens genome harbors these coding sequences:
- a CDS encoding glycosyltransferase — translation MRIINLIDNLSPVNFGIWNAALATAPTLEEQYNCLSYVWYPALEKEPELPSVQKRAFSILSPTSLKQALLEGNFSPANTLIVSHGCWQFPTRWGHALHRMGYKWIMVPHGMLEPWSMQQKRFKKWLYFSLLERRLLAKADVIRAVGTPEFNNLQKMLSAKVALIPNGIPSLHQPLLEKPTSPRHFLFMARLHHKKGLLPMVQAWLKSSLANNNLYLLTIAGPDDGELPELKALLASSGATNIQYVGAVYGEDKEVLLQRSHFYLLPSFSEGFPTSLLEAMQYGLIPLMTPGCNFPEALQAELAIAITPEEATILKGLNQAAKLSSGDLNNWGQKAAAFVNQNYNLNHIAELQYKLYRAMLEK, via the coding sequence ATGCGCATCATAAACCTAATCGACAATCTGAGTCCGGTCAACTTTGGTATCTGGAATGCGGCGCTGGCAACGGCTCCTACGCTGGAAGAACAATACAACTGTCTTTCCTATGTATGGTATCCGGCCTTGGAAAAAGAACCGGAATTGCCTTCGGTACAAAAACGTGCTTTCAGCATCCTCTCTCCCACCAGTTTGAAGCAGGCACTATTGGAAGGGAATTTCTCCCCTGCCAACACCCTTATAGTGAGTCACGGTTGCTGGCAGTTCCCCACCCGCTGGGGCCATGCCCTGCACAGAATGGGTTACAAATGGATAATGGTTCCGCACGGCATGCTGGAACCCTGGAGCATGCAGCAAAAGCGGTTTAAAAAGTGGCTCTACTTTTCGTTGCTAGAGCGGCGCTTGCTTGCTAAGGCAGATGTCATTAGGGCGGTAGGCACCCCAGAATTTAACAACCTCCAAAAAATGCTCTCCGCCAAAGTAGCATTGATTCCCAACGGCATTCCGTCGCTTCATCAACCACTCCTTGAAAAACCCACCAGTCCACGCCATTTCCTTTTTATGGCACGCCTACACCACAAAAAGGGCCTCTTACCCATGGTGCAAGCCTGGCTCAAGAGCAGCCTCGCAAACAACAACCTTTACCTACTCACAATTGCGGGTCCCGACGATGGCGAACTACCCGAATTAAAAGCTCTGCTTGCCTCCTCCGGAGCGACCAACATCCAATATGTTGGTGCAGTCTATGGCGAAGATAAAGAAGTCCTGTTGCAACGCAGCCACTTTTACCTGTTGCCCAGCTTCAGCGAAGGCTTCCCCACCAGTCTACTCGAAGCCATGCAATATGGACTGATTCCTCTGATGACTCCGGGCTGCAATTTTCCGGAAGCCCTGCAAGCAGAATTGGCCATTGCCATAACGCCTGAAGAGGCCACCATTCTAAAGGGGCTCAATCAGGCTGCAAAACTATCCTCGGGGGACCTTAATAACTGGGGCCAAAAAGCGGCTGCCTTTGTAAATCAGAATTACAACCTCAACCACATTGCCGAATTGCAATACAAGCTCTACAGAGCCATGTTGGAGAAATAA